The following coding sequences lie in one Cinclus cinclus chromosome 15, bCinCin1.1, whole genome shotgun sequence genomic window:
- the CD40LG gene encoding CD40 ligand: protein MNEPYGPEAPRPISSTPLGIMKMFMVFLTVFIVVQTIGTVLFCLYLHMKMDKMEEVLSLNEDYIFLKKVQKCQTAEGQKSTLLDCEKIVKGFQNIQCKDRPLKEQPKFEMQRGPEHHEHPRLTHENVTSVAAEKREPIAVHLAGQQSTKAGSVLEWKETMYGPTNGLISNKEGKLKVEEAGLYYIYSQVSFCTREVSLAPFTIYIYLHIPKEEDRLLLKGQKTQSTLKSLCELQSIRVGGIFNLREDDMVFVNVTDSTKVKYSHGNTYFGMFKL, encoded by the exons ATGAATGAACCCTATGGCCCTGAGGCACCCCGTCCCATCAGCAGCACACCTCTTGGCATCATGAAAATGTTCATGGTCTTCCTCACTGTATTTATTGTAGTGCAGACCATTGGAACCGTGCTCTTCTGTTTGTATCTTCACATGAAGATGGATAAG ATGGAAGAAGTGTTGAGCTTAAATGAAGATTACATCTTCCTGAAGAAAGTACAGAAATGTCAGACAGCAGAAGGTCAGAAGTCGACATTATTGGACTGTGAAAAGATTGTAAAGGGCTTCCAGAACATCCAGTGTAAG GACAGACCCCTCAAGGAGCAGCCAAAGTTTGAAATGCAGAGAG GTCCTGAGCACCATGAGCATCCCCGTTTGACACACGAGAATGTGACATCTGTGGCAG CAGAGAAGAGGGAGCCAATTGCAGTTCATCTGGCAGGTCAGCAGAGCACCAAGGCAGGCTCAG TGTTGGAGTGGAAGGAGACCATGTATGGCCCCACAAACGGCTTGATATCCAACAAGGAGGGGAAACTGAAGGTGGAGGAAGCAGGACTCTACTACATCTACTCCCAGGTCAGCTTCTGCACCAGGGAAGTGTCTTTGGCACCCTTCACCATctatatttatttgcatatcCCCAAGGAAGAGGACCGGCTCTTGCTGAAAGGACAAAAGACACAGAGCACCTTGAAGTCCCTCTGTGAGCTCCAGTCCATCCGTGTGGGAGGCATCTTCAACCTCCGGGAAGATGACATGGTCTTTGTCAATGTAACAGACTCCACGAAAGTGAAGTACAGCCATGGCAACACCTACTTTGGCATGTTCAAGCTGTAG